In Chroicocephalus ridibundus chromosome 4, bChrRid1.1, whole genome shotgun sequence, one genomic interval encodes:
- the CEBPA gene encoding CCAAT/enhancer-binding protein alpha: MEQANFYEVDSRPPMSSGQHHQLQTPLLGSAYSYREAPSAAAPAAGGAELGDICENENSIDISAYIDPAAFNDEFLADLFQHSKQQEKAKAILAGDFDFHSMHGAGAAASAPGHQQQHHQQPLFGCVAGYMDGKLDPLYERIAAPGLRPLVIKQEPREEEEVKSAALSALYPHHAAQQHPSHLQYQIAHCAQTTMHLQPGHPTPPPTPVPSPHHPHPPGGLPAAGPLKMMPADHRGKSKKTVDKNSNEYRVRRERNNIAVRKSRDKAKQRNVETQQKVLELTTDNERLRKRVEQLTRELETLRGIFRQLPESSLVKAMGSCA; the protein is encoded by the coding sequence ATGGAGCAAGCCAACTTCTACGAGGTCGACTCCCGGCCCCCGATGAGCAGCggacagcaccaccagctccAGACTCCCCTGCTCGGCAGCGCCTACAGCTACAGAGAGGCTCCCTCGGCGGCGGCACCTGCTGCGGGCGGCGCGGAGCTCGGCGACATCTGCGAGAACGAGAACTCCATCGACATCAGCGCCTACATCGACCCCGCCGCCTTCAACGACGAGTTCCTGGCCGACCTCTTccagcacagcaagcagcaggagaaagccaAGGCCATCCTGGCCGGGGATTTCGACTTCCACAGCATGCATGGGGCCGGCGCCGCCGCCTCGGCGCCggggcaccagcagcagcaccaccagcagccGCTCTTCGGCTGCGTGGCCGGCTACATGGACGGCAAGCTGGACCCCCTCTACGAGCGCATCGCCGCGCCCGGCCTGCGGCCGCTGGTCATCAAGCAGGAGCCccgcgaggaggaggaggtcaaGTCGGCGGCGCTCTCGGCCCTCTACCCCCACCACGCCGCGCAGCAGCACCCCTCCCACCTGCAGTACCAGATCGCCCACTGCGCCCAGACCACCATGCACCTCCAGCCCGGCCACCCCACGCCGCCCCCCACGCCCGTGCCCAGCCCGCAccacccgcacccccccggcggcctgcccgccgccgggcccctcAAGATGATGCCCGCCGACCACCGCGGCAAATCGAAAAAGACAGTGGACAAGAACAGCAACGAGTACCGGGTGCGCCGGGAGCGCAACAACATCGCGGTGCGCAAGAGCCGGGACAAGGCCAAGCAGCGCAACGTGGAGACGCAGCAGAAGGTGCTGGAGCTCACCACCGACAACGAGCGGCTGCGCAAGCGGGTGGAGCAGCTCACCCGGGAGCTGGAGACTCTGCGGGGCATCTTCAGGCAGCTGCCCGAGAGCTCGCTGGTCAAGGCCATGGGCAGCTGCGCCTAG